The proteins below are encoded in one region of Helicobacteraceae bacterium:
- a CDS encoding prephenate dehydrogenase, with product MRQLGIVGVGLMGGSLALASREKGLFDRIVGCGRSRENLQTALDLRIIDRAATFDEVIEQSDLIALAAPVETLVALAPKLVAAKSDAVFVDLGSTKTAIIRAIAPSIRDRFVAAHPMCGTEYSGAKAAFGSLYNDRIVVLCDTEANDKKALETVEGLFKAIGMRIAKMKAVEHDRHAAFISHLPHAISYALANSVLNQEDKQSILALAAGGFRDMSRLAKSSASMWIDIFKQNKHSLLSAIDVFDDELKKAKKLLENEDWSALEEWIKSANALHEIFKPT from the coding sequence ATGCGGCAACTTGGAATCGTGGGCGTTGGGTTGATGGGCGGCTCTCTAGCGCTGGCTTCGCGCGAAAAGGGGCTGTTTGACCGTATCGTAGGGTGCGGCAGAAGCCGCGAAAATCTGCAAACCGCGCTCGATCTGCGTATTATCGATCGCGCCGCGACGTTTGACGAGGTTATAGAGCAAAGCGATCTGATCGCGCTCGCCGCGCCCGTTGAAACGCTTGTCGCGCTCGCGCCCAAACTTGTCGCCGCCAAATCCGACGCGGTTTTTGTCGATCTCGGCAGCACGAAAACGGCGATCATTCGGGCGATCGCGCCCTCGATCCGCGATCGTTTCGTGGCGGCGCACCCCATGTGCGGCACGGAATACAGCGGCGCGAAAGCCGCGTTTGGCTCGCTTTACAATGATCGTATCGTCGTTCTATGCGATACGGAAGCTAACGATAAAAAGGCGCTTGAAACGGTAGAGGGGCTGTTTAAGGCGATCGGAATGCGGATTGCGAAGATGAAAGCCGTCGAGCACGATCGCCACGCGGCGTTTATCAGTCATCTACCGCACGCCATTAGTTACGCGCTCGCCAATTCCGTCTTAAATCAAGAGGACAAGCAGAGCATTTTGGCGCTCGCCGCGGGCGGTTTTCGGGATATGAGCCGCCTAGCCAAAAGCTCCGCCTCGATGTGGATCGATATTTTCAAACAGAACAAACATTCGCTCTTATCGGCGATCGACGTTTTTGACGACGAGTTAAAAAAGGCGAAAAAGCTACTCGAAAACGAGGATTGGAGCGCGCTTGAAGAGTGGATAAAGTCGGCTAACGCGCTACACGAGATTTTCAAACCGACGTAA